In Halomarina salina, one DNA window encodes the following:
- a CDS encoding DUF7692 domain-containing protein: MRIRTDGDYAHRMDAIEQAARFYGQNKTASVVNACEDIPRLANAVERLLGRGDLTTEQKQEIANLFDLGQSFSVRYSETVNVGQSE, translated from the coding sequence ATGCGTATCCGAACAGACGGCGACTACGCTCACCGAATGGACGCGATTGAGCAAGCCGCGCGGTTCTACGGCCAGAACAAGACTGCGAGTGTGGTGAACGCCTGTGAAGACATCCCACGACTTGCGAACGCTGTTGAGCGGCTATTGGGGCGCGGCGATCTCACCACTGAGCAGAAGCAAGAGATTGCCAATCTCTTTGACCTCGGTCAGAGCTTTAGCGTGAGATACTCCGAGACCGTAAACGTCGGTCAAAGCGAATAG
- a CDS encoding DUF6884 domain-containing protein, which yields MTREIGLVSCVKTKQDRATKPRDLYTSQYYRKMRSYAEEEHDEWWILSAKHGLLDPDGPPVEPYDEALREASVAEKRDWAERVYQELEAAGLLEPGVHLVIHAGEDYYGHLIPKIRDLEGTSFEIPTKGLSIGETVSWYTEQEDRQI from the coding sequence ATGACGCGAGAAATAGGACTCGTCAGTTGCGTCAAAACCAAACAGGATAGGGCAACGAAACCCCGCGATCTCTACACATCTCAGTACTACCGAAAGATGCGGTCGTACGCCGAAGAGGAACACGACGAGTGGTGGATTCTCTCGGCGAAACATGGCCTACTCGATCCTGATGGACCACCGGTCGAACCCTACGATGAGGCGCTCAGAGAGGCAAGCGTCGCGGAAAAGCGTGACTGGGCGGAGAGAGTGTACCAAGAACTCGAAGCAGCCGGGCTTCTCGAGCCAGGAGTGCATCTTGTGATTCACGCAGGGGAAGACTACTATGGCCACCTCATCCCGAAAATCCGGGATTTGGAGGGTACGAGTTTTGAAATACCGACAAAGGGCCTTTCAATCGGTGAAACGGTTTCATGGTACACGGAGCAAGAGGACAGACAGATCTGA
- a CDS encoding MrcB family domain-containing protein yields MSQSSEGLSTLLRRVVEDYPIEQIGKGISPHVTREDIETRIPERIQELLQNDDLVIKSSAGRGRWTAIPWVAIMDPRETDRIQDGIYVVYLFEPQENRVTLTLNQGVTELKDELGTKAARQRLRETANGFYENLSIEGFQAGPIDFPHASSRNELYGPGTITYKRYSLESIPDDDSLRDDLETLVSTYQEQISPAHTPNVYQCPIKGGGIMEQNYEDTVLEGVSRERLEGICDIPVEHEDLRVWGNRSSTAANPGDYLLFAERDGPSGGEYTVLARIADATVFDAETAREFSEAVGWTDESETAFPHKMFLEPLYKAKLNRADFWDLMGFKGWPNDSYSRLDFERQESSFFSKYRSVTDFLEKIKGEQIYPQSSTLNDYWQTIDTQQQKAETFLANPTEGSFRALLNSLPWYVSRWTDSKVEKVFEEATPHEVADIIQDSADEGNIGPVLNFGELGVGAASELLASVSPEKFARLNKEVADAVEAMRFDRPNPNTTSPSRYDTFLDDVEQILEQYSLREFVWEIPDWATDLQVATYAFHLHETGELDLTELVPVDPFEELESLLEQEASQAHLYRQAAAHLVAGKNVVFYGPPGTGKTRAANLLSDALCASKSLVTANAEWSNYQVVGGYRPVGNSWEAEAGFLTSAASKCVETLRRDTPQPSWVIIDELNRANLDEAFGDVFTLLDLDYRTTEPLSYANREVYVPLSFRILATMNTYDQAQLFSLGYAFRRRFAFVNVPSLLDNQKPPEGSTEDGIPSEAPELNSSDEKLVALVEKAAIDAMATGGNGGGVTSSDVAPIFPEFASRKTLSDALNTVSTKPELQRNGLDAIQTLIYFCIEVTDQDVVDIGQALLIDATKYLIAHQLLFPDETSREALDDALVAYIVPQFEHFMSELRRAETIDRDSDAKERFNRIIQLARDLALPKTATVLAEAGESKQILS; encoded by the coding sequence ATGAGCCAGTCTTCGGAGGGCCTTTCTACGCTATTACGACGTGTTGTTGAGGACTACCCGATTGAGCAGATTGGCAAGGGAATTTCACCTCATGTCACCCGTGAAGATATTGAGACGCGGATTCCGGAGCGGATCCAGGAACTCCTTCAGAATGATGATCTCGTCATCAAATCCTCTGCCGGGAGAGGGCGGTGGACAGCCATTCCCTGGGTTGCGATTATGGATCCTCGGGAAACGGATCGAATCCAAGATGGAATATACGTCGTCTATCTGTTCGAACCACAGGAAAACCGTGTTACACTGACGCTCAATCAAGGTGTGACAGAACTGAAGGACGAACTCGGGACAAAGGCCGCCCGTCAACGCCTGCGAGAGACTGCAAATGGTTTCTACGAAAACCTCTCAATAGAAGGATTTCAGGCAGGACCGATCGATTTCCCCCATGCCTCCTCTCGAAACGAACTTTATGGGCCGGGTACGATCACTTACAAGCGGTATTCGTTAGAATCGATACCTGACGATGACAGCCTTCGTGATGACCTTGAAACACTCGTGAGCACATATCAAGAGCAGATCTCGCCAGCTCATACTCCGAACGTCTACCAATGCCCGATCAAGGGAGGAGGGATAATGGAGCAGAATTACGAAGATACGGTTCTCGAGGGAGTCAGCAGAGAGCGCCTTGAAGGGATCTGTGATATCCCGGTCGAGCACGAGGATCTCCGTGTCTGGGGCAACCGATCATCTACGGCCGCTAACCCCGGTGATTACCTCTTGTTTGCGGAACGAGATGGTCCCAGTGGCGGCGAATATACGGTGTTGGCTCGGATCGCTGATGCAACAGTGTTCGATGCTGAAACAGCACGTGAATTCAGCGAAGCTGTTGGCTGGACAGACGAGAGCGAAACCGCCTTCCCACATAAGATGTTCCTCGAACCACTCTACAAAGCCAAACTCAACCGGGCGGACTTCTGGGATCTTATGGGGTTCAAAGGGTGGCCCAACGACTCCTACAGCCGACTCGATTTTGAGCGTCAAGAGTCATCGTTCTTTTCGAAGTATAGGTCGGTCACCGACTTCCTCGAGAAGATCAAAGGTGAGCAAATATACCCCCAGTCTAGCACGCTAAATGACTACTGGCAAACGATCGATACACAACAACAGAAGGCTGAGACCTTCCTGGCTAACCCGACAGAAGGGTCCTTCAGAGCATTACTCAATTCGCTCCCATGGTATGTCAGCCGATGGACCGACTCGAAAGTGGAGAAGGTGTTCGAGGAAGCAACGCCACATGAGGTAGCCGATATCATCCAAGATTCGGCTGACGAGGGCAATATCGGACCGGTACTCAACTTTGGTGAACTGGGTGTAGGGGCCGCGTCTGAACTCCTAGCCTCAGTGTCGCCGGAGAAGTTCGCTCGACTGAACAAAGAGGTCGCTGACGCAGTAGAGGCCATGCGATTCGACCGCCCGAATCCAAATACTACGTCGCCAAGTCGATATGATACGTTTCTGGACGATGTCGAACAAATCCTCGAGCAGTATTCACTTCGGGAGTTCGTTTGGGAGATCCCCGACTGGGCCACCGACCTACAAGTCGCTACCTACGCGTTCCACTTACATGAGACGGGGGAGCTGGATCTGACTGAACTCGTCCCCGTTGATCCGTTCGAGGAGCTTGAGTCTCTGCTCGAACAGGAGGCTTCACAGGCTCATCTCTATCGGCAAGCTGCTGCTCATTTGGTCGCAGGAAAGAACGTGGTCTTTTACGGACCACCAGGCACTGGGAAAACAAGAGCAGCAAATCTTCTATCCGACGCGCTCTGTGCGTCGAAATCTCTCGTCACTGCGAACGCAGAGTGGTCAAACTATCAGGTCGTGGGTGGCTACCGACCAGTGGGTAACTCGTGGGAAGCAGAAGCTGGGTTCCTGACCAGTGCTGCAAGTAAGTGTGTGGAGACGCTACGACGCGACACGCCACAGCCGTCGTGGGTGATCATCGACGAACTGAACCGGGCAAATCTTGACGAAGCGTTCGGCGACGTGTTCACGCTGCTCGACCTCGACTACCGGACGACTGAACCTCTTTCGTATGCCAATCGCGAGGTCTACGTTCCGCTGTCGTTTCGTATCCTTGCAACGATGAACACATACGACCAGGCACAGCTCTTCTCGCTGGGATACGCTTTCCGACGGCGATTCGCCTTTGTCAATGTGCCATCGTTACTTGACAATCAGAAGCCCCCCGAAGGATCGACCGAGGATGGAATTCCGTCTGAAGCCCCTGAATTGAATTCTAGTGATGAGAAGCTGGTTGCGCTCGTGGAGAAAGCAGCAATCGATGCTATGGCTACTGGTGGAAATGGTGGCGGTGTCACCTCGTCTGATGTTGCGCCGATCTTCCCCGAATTCGCTTCCCGAAAGACACTGAGCGATGCGCTAAACACGGTCAGTACCAAGCCGGAGCTACAGAGGAATGGATTGGATGCCATCCAGACACTCATCTACTTCTGTATTGAGGTCACTGACCAGGACGTCGTCGATATTGGCCAGGCACTATTGATCGACGCCACGAAGTACCTAATCGCACATCAGCTTCTATTCCCTGACGAGACCTCACGAGAGGCACTTGATGATGCGCTCGTGGCCTATATTGTGCCGCAATTTGAGCATTTCATGTCGGAACTTCGTCGGGCTGAGACCATCGATCGAGATAGCGATGCGAAAGAGCGTTTCAATCGGATCATCCAGCTGGCGCGAGATCTGGCGTTGCCGAAAACGGCGACCGTGTTGGCAGAGGCTGGCGAGTCAAAACAGATCCTCTCGTGA
- a CDS encoding transcriptional regulator — protein MKRSSYRIQQLAQAFAHTIPIVDETATHRRWRPGIGPFEEERQLEQLREEVENRGLIEVTINYEEPYPDSSRRVDLLLDDGGNQLPIEAKLIRFRRDNGNIDPNMYKSVFSPFPERSSSSMLTDCQKLAESGFDFPCGVLGLYYESNEEAYEELRADRIAEKFTLDVGYWYDIPIEPICVESFSGLRHPHHQQGAVIAWELTEP, from the coding sequence ATGAAGCGCTCGAGCTATCGAATTCAACAGCTGGCGCAGGCCTTCGCACACACAATCCCGATCGTCGACGAGACAGCCACCCATAGGAGGTGGAGGCCTGGCATCGGCCCCTTCGAAGAGGAGCGCCAACTCGAACAGCTCCGAGAGGAGGTAGAGAATAGGGGACTGATTGAGGTGACAATCAACTACGAAGAACCCTATCCGGACTCCAGCCGCCGTGTCGATCTGCTCTTGGATGATGGTGGCAACCAGTTACCAATCGAGGCGAAGCTCATCCGATTCCGACGGGACAACGGCAATATCGATCCGAATATGTACAAGAGCGTGTTCAGTCCGTTTCCGGAGCGGAGTTCGTCGTCGATGCTGACGGACTGCCAGAAATTAGCCGAGTCCGGATTCGACTTTCCTTGTGGAGTACTTGGACTCTATTACGAGTCCAACGAGGAAGCGTACGAGGAGCTCCGTGCGGACCGAATCGCAGAGAAATTCACCCTCGATGTAGGGTACTGGTACGATATTCCGATCGAACCTATTTGCGTCGAATCGTTTAGCGGCCTCCGCCATCCACATCACCAACAGGGGGCAGTCATCGCCTGGGAACTCACAGAACCATGA
- a CDS encoding HNH endonuclease — protein MADQTRMTTERFFGGVNGRMAYLHDTLGFIKSAEPNETELMKWILDSTPAGTETTVRRNIAFLVSIGLIRESEGWYELTNKGAAYYEHDNPAVIYEGLATAVDGFREIARAIASGHRTVGEIQGRLRSVFPDYALPEGVVQKHLDWLLSLELVTETDGEYAFEFERGAFEVGETYSRWLIHDVLKGERYKGIAKPSDYPFIIIVTGESGSDYGYKDEFLDDDTFLYSGEGAEGDMTMENGNKALRDHKQNGEAVHLFEDTDLPWIVTYVGEFEYDSHQVDTLADADGRMREAIRFRLVASGGTDVDIGDRTLGSMSAEELFQKGKQSSPRSSTSTATTNSTSSGGKRRKRSEVVREFALETADGVCQGCGEPAPFKNKRGQPFLEVHHLKRLTDGGPDDPENVIALCPNCHRRRHQGRDGDAFNQELIEKAELRNEQFSN, from the coding sequence ATGGCCGACCAAACGCGGATGACAACCGAACGGTTCTTCGGCGGCGTCAACGGGCGAATGGCGTACCTGCACGACACACTCGGCTTCATCAAGAGCGCAGAGCCGAATGAAACGGAGCTAATGAAGTGGATTCTCGACAGCACCCCTGCAGGAACAGAGACCACCGTCCGCCGAAACATCGCGTTCTTGGTATCCATCGGCTTGATTCGTGAGTCTGAGGGGTGGTACGAACTCACCAACAAGGGCGCAGCGTACTACGAACACGACAACCCCGCAGTCATCTATGAGGGACTGGCGACCGCGGTTGATGGGTTCCGGGAGATTGCCCGAGCGATAGCATCGGGTCACCGCACTGTTGGTGAGATACAGGGCCGACTCCGCAGTGTGTTCCCAGATTATGCACTTCCCGAAGGCGTCGTACAGAAACACCTCGACTGGCTGCTATCGCTGGAGCTCGTCACCGAAACCGATGGTGAGTATGCGTTTGAGTTCGAGAGAGGTGCGTTTGAGGTGGGCGAGACGTACAGTCGGTGGCTCATCCACGACGTGCTCAAGGGTGAGCGCTACAAGGGTATCGCCAAGCCCTCAGACTACCCGTTCATCATCATCGTCACTGGCGAATCGGGGAGTGACTACGGCTACAAAGACGAATTCCTCGACGACGATACGTTCCTCTACTCCGGTGAGGGAGCAGAGGGGGATATGACAATGGAGAACGGGAACAAGGCCCTCCGGGACCACAAGCAGAACGGAGAGGCGGTTCACCTTTTCGAGGATACGGACCTACCGTGGATCGTCACCTACGTTGGCGAGTTCGAGTACGATAGCCACCAAGTCGACACACTTGCGGACGCCGACGGTCGGATGCGAGAAGCGATACGGTTCCGGTTGGTCGCGTCCGGAGGGACCGACGTCGACATCGGCGACCGGACACTCGGGTCGATGTCCGCAGAGGAGTTGTTCCAGAAGGGTAAGCAGAGCTCACCGCGCTCGTCGACGTCAACTGCCACGACCAACAGTACCTCAAGCGGTGGAAAGCGCCGAAAACGGTCGGAGGTCGTCCGCGAATTCGCGCTCGAAACCGCCGATGGCGTCTGTCAGGGATGCGGAGAACCGGCACCGTTCAAGAACAAACGTGGTCAGCCATTCCTCGAAGTCCACCACCTCAAGCGCCTCACAGACGGTGGGCCGGACGACCCCGAGAACGTCATCGCGCTCTGTCCCAATTGCCACCGCCGTCGTCACCAGGGGCGCGATGGTGACGCGTTCAACCAGGAGCTCATCGAGAAGGCAGAACTACGGAACGAGCAGTTTTCAAACTAA
- a CDS encoding N-glycosylase/DNA lyase: MREDRVAAVSEAIADIGYEGIVAFDQFEPEYTTIERLYEEFRNTDRVQLLAICATTQDFQLNGDAQAFWQTLTDVALEYGSLDSLTDVEAILWRFMEEPVNARFTSMKTTRLRKLLKSEFPEWFLASHRDVDPFEVWERLADGIENKKRKKTVVLSMKIYDIAHLIDTGEYLQFPSDIPIPCDLQVERVSETAGITVSTKTGDVMAAWGEVMERVSEEVGRPISLLRIDSIIWQAGQIIGDAGENLEQSRLALDAHFQEVGLEDPERTALANELTACIQSHPGPR, encoded by the coding sequence ATGCGAGAGGATCGTGTAGCGGCCGTCTCAGAAGCTATTGCAGACATCGGTTACGAGGGAATCGTCGCTTTCGATCAGTTCGAACCTGAGTACACCACTATTGAACGACTCTACGAGGAGTTCAGAAATACTGACCGAGTTCAGCTGCTGGCCATCTGTGCGACGACACAGGACTTTCAGCTTAATGGAGACGCCCAAGCATTCTGGCAGACACTTACTGACGTGGCGCTTGAATACGGCTCTTTGGACTCGCTCACCGATGTAGAAGCGATATTATGGAGGTTCATGGAGGAACCGGTCAATGCCCGGTTCACGAGTATGAAGACCACTCGGCTCAGGAAATTACTCAAGTCTGAATTCCCTGAATGGTTCTTAGCGAGTCATCGTGATGTGGACCCGTTCGAGGTGTGGGAACGACTTGCGGACGGCATCGAGAACAAGAAGCGAAAGAAGACGGTGGTCCTCTCGATGAAAATCTACGACATTGCCCACCTCATCGACACAGGCGAGTATCTGCAATTTCCCTCGGATATCCCAATCCCGTGTGACCTCCAGGTCGAGCGGGTCTCAGAAACCGCGGGGATAACGGTCTCCACGAAGACGGGTGACGTCATGGCTGCCTGGGGGGAGGTAATGGAACGAGTTAGTGAGGAGGTCGGCCGTCCCATCTCGTTGCTCCGCATTGACTCAATCATCTGGCAGGCCGGACAAATTATCGGGGACGCAGGTGAGAATCTCGAGCAGAGCCGCCTAGCGCTCGACGCTCATTTTCAGGAAGTCGGTCTTGAGGATCCCGAGCGCACCGCTCTTGCCAACGAACTAACAGCGTGTATACAATCGCACCCAGGACCACGATGA
- a CDS encoding copper amine oxidase: protein MHEYSVSVEVDLGTKDEVWVTRGVNRDNRLITFSREDGRIQSAKVAGEGGVVGPVELLDTFVLYHHNDTLDMNTTFDTHLAGSKTDVSYPMHLEYIQGGTWPRELSGKVEEKRYTVSYDGQVGVLSTDIPVEFHEYFQNRRRARDYGAYVSDGFDDTYIDSLVDQFKEYGEQEGYSESRMVDHMAAFVQGLEYTRDSVTAGFDEYPRYPVETLVHGGGDCEDTSILLASMIESLGFGTVLLSPPGHMAVGITGDDELPGSYVTHNGDRYYYLETTGEGWGVGEIPSEYEGGQARVFPIDDHPAVTYHFGTGIHEMGGLKTEVQFWNTGDAPARNVQLQLEFEDRSGQTVMTKRSEGMTLAPDQRMTVTSQFEVPDIEVRIRSGVWVDGQVHDTAQASGYREPGEFYGPDGEQL from the coding sequence ATGCATGAGTACAGTGTCTCTGTCGAAGTGGATCTTGGCACTAAGGACGAAGTCTGGGTTACACGCGGTGTCAATCGCGATAACCGACTCATCACCTTCAGCCGAGAGGATGGGCGGATCCAGAGTGCCAAGGTAGCGGGGGAAGGCGGAGTTGTGGGCCCAGTCGAACTCTTGGATACCTTCGTGCTCTACCACCACAACGATACTCTCGATATGAACACGACCTTCGACACGCACCTAGCTGGGTCGAAAACTGATGTGTCCTATCCCATGCATCTCGAGTACATTCAGGGTGGGACCTGGCCCCGGGAGCTGTCAGGAAAGGTCGAAGAGAAGCGCTATACTGTTTCGTACGATGGACAAGTAGGAGTTCTTTCGACGGATATCCCTGTAGAGTTTCACGAGTACTTCCAAAACCGACGCCGAGCTCGTGATTACGGGGCCTACGTATCCGATGGGTTTGACGATACGTACATTGACAGTCTGGTTGACCAGTTCAAAGAGTACGGCGAACAGGAGGGGTATTCTGAGAGCCGGATGGTCGATCACATGGCTGCATTCGTACAGGGGCTAGAGTACACTAGAGACAGTGTCACCGCTGGGTTCGACGAATATCCGAGGTATCCAGTCGAGACATTAGTTCATGGCGGAGGAGACTGCGAGGACACCTCGATTCTGCTTGCGTCAATGATCGAGTCACTCGGATTCGGGACGGTGCTATTGAGCCCGCCAGGCCACATGGCAGTCGGGATAACTGGCGATGATGAGTTGCCAGGATCGTACGTCACTCACAACGGGGACCGGTACTACTACCTCGAGACTACCGGCGAGGGCTGGGGTGTCGGTGAAATACCAAGCGAATACGAAGGGGGTCAGGCCCGAGTCTTCCCGATCGACGATCATCCTGCAGTCACCTACCACTTCGGTACCGGAATTCACGAAATGGGGGGGCTGAAGACTGAGGTACAGTTCTGGAATACAGGTGATGCGCCAGCGCGGAACGTTCAACTCCAGCTCGAATTCGAGGACCGTAGTGGGCAGACAGTGATGACCAAGCGCTCGGAGGGAATGACCCTGGCCCCAGACCAGCGAATGACTGTTACGAGTCAATTCGAAGTCCCTGATATCGAGGTTCGCATCCGATCGGGGGTTTGGGTCGATGGGCAGGTTCATGACACTGCACAGGCGTCCGGATACCGAGAACCGGGTGAGTTCTACGGTCCGGACGGAGAACAGCTATAG